The Haloplanus sp. CK5-1 genome contains a region encoding:
- a CDS encoding PRC-barrel domain-containing protein, with the protein MDGTPQEITTLVGREVYSNNGAFVGEVEDVRLDLGGQTVTGLALGELSRELFADRIESGKGVMIPYSWVRAVGDVILISDVVERLEDEDEDEDVVA; encoded by the coding sequence ATGGACGGCACGCCACAGGAGATCACGACGCTCGTCGGGCGCGAGGTCTACTCGAACAACGGGGCATTCGTCGGCGAAGTCGAGGACGTTCGCCTCGATCTCGGCGGTCAGACGGTCACCGGGCTCGCGCTCGGCGAACTCAGTCGGGAACTGTTCGCCGACCGGATCGAGTCCGGCAAGGGCGTGATGATCCCTTACAGCTGGGTCCGTGCGGTCGGTGACGTGATCCTGATCAGCGACGTGGTCGAGCGACTCGAGGACGAGGACGAGGACGAGGACGTCGTGGCCTGA
- a CDS encoding LUD domain-containing protein has translation MSKGKGDKAAEIRRLMATEGPAIEENTKGFNEKRKEAVAGLENYEELRTQAREIKEDAIDRLPELIEELRESVEENGGHLYLADDAADANRYVREVVADEDADRVVKSKSMTTEELDLNDALEADGTDVVETDLGEWVVQLADETPSHLIAPAIHRSRESIAELFAETFDPEDPPETADELTSFARERLGELIRDADVGVTGANFVTADTGTMALVTSEGNARKCAVTPDTHVAVAGVEKVIPSTDDLSPFLELLARSGTGQDLTAYVSLLTPPVDSPTLDFDDDETPLSERDSDRDFHLVLVDNGRMAMREDDQLRETLYCIRCGQCSNSCANFQHVGGHGFGGETYSGGIGTGWEAGVEGLDTAAEFNDFCTGCSRCVNGCPTKIDIPWINTVVRDRVNRGEEPEGADFLVEGLTPDEEPGGLDLDKRLFGNFETLAKLGSATAPVSNWLADTAPARWALERVVGVDARRDLPEFRRETLVDWFDRRVSTVSDPSREVVLYPDVYTNHVQVERGKAAVRTLEALGVSVRVPAVRSSGRAPLSQGMIATAEDHAHDVYGSLAEHVDAGRDVIVIEPSDLAMFDREYERFLPEASVERLQENSYEIMEYVYGLLENGADTDALRGGDDAVAYHAHCQQRTLGLEAHTVTVLEDLGYDVVTSDVECCGMAGSFGYKEDYYELSMDVGDDLAEQFTTPETGDREVVASGTSCLEQLDALLSRRPRHPIQLVAPR, from the coding sequence ATGAGTAAGGGCAAGGGTGACAAGGCCGCCGAAATTCGGCGGCTGATGGCGACCGAGGGCCCGGCCATCGAGGAGAACACGAAGGGGTTCAACGAGAAGCGCAAGGAGGCCGTCGCGGGCCTGGAGAACTACGAGGAGCTCCGGACGCAAGCGAGGGAGATCAAGGAGGACGCCATCGACCGTCTCCCGGAGTTGATCGAGGAGCTCCGCGAGTCCGTCGAGGAGAACGGCGGCCACCTCTACCTCGCCGACGACGCCGCCGACGCCAACCGATACGTCCGCGAGGTGGTGGCCGACGAGGACGCCGACCGGGTCGTCAAGAGCAAGTCGATGACGACGGAGGAACTCGACCTCAACGACGCCCTCGAGGCCGACGGCACCGACGTGGTCGAGACCGACCTCGGCGAGTGGGTCGTCCAGTTGGCCGACGAGACGCCCTCTCACTTGATCGCTCCCGCCATCCACCGGTCCCGGGAGAGCATCGCCGAGTTGTTCGCGGAGACGTTCGACCCGGAGGACCCCCCCGAAACCGCGGACGAACTCACCAGCTTCGCGCGAGAGCGGCTGGGCGAACTCATCCGCGACGCCGACGTGGGGGTGACCGGCGCGAACTTCGTCACCGCCGACACGGGGACGATGGCACTGGTCACGAGCGAGGGCAACGCCCGGAAGTGTGCGGTGACACCGGACACCCACGTCGCCGTCGCCGGTGTGGAGAAGGTGATCCCCTCGACCGACGACCTCTCGCCGTTTCTCGAACTCCTCGCCCGGTCGGGGACGGGACAGGACCTCACCGCCTACGTTTCCCTGCTCACGCCGCCGGTCGACTCCCCGACCCTCGACTTCGACGACGACGAGACGCCCCTCTCCGAGCGGGACTCGGACCGCGACTTCCACCTCGTCCTCGTCGACAACGGCCGGATGGCGATGCGCGAGGACGACCAGCTCCGCGAGACGCTGTACTGCATCCGGTGTGGGCAGTGTTCCAACTCCTGTGCCAACTTCCAGCACGTCGGCGGCCACGGCTTCGGCGGCGAGACCTACTCCGGCGGCATCGGCACCGGCTGGGAGGCCGGCGTCGAGGGCCTCGACACCGCGGCCGAGTTCAACGACTTCTGTACCGGCTGTTCGCGCTGTGTCAACGGCTGTCCGACCAAGATCGACATCCCGTGGATCAACACGGTCGTCCGCGACCGGGTCAACCGCGGCGAGGAGCCCGAGGGTGCTGACTTCCTCGTCGAGGGTCTCACCCCCGACGAGGAACCCGGCGGACTCGACCTCGACAAGCGTCTCTTCGGCAACTTCGAGACGCTGGCGAAACTCGGGAGCGCGACCGCCCCCGTCTCCAACTGGCTCGCCGACACCGCGCCCGCACGGTGGGCGCTCGAACGCGTCGTCGGCGTCGACGCGCGGCGCGACCTCCCCGAGTTCCGGCGCGAGACGCTCGTCGACTGGTTCGACCGCCGCGTCTCGACGGTCTCCGACCCGTCCCGAGAGGTCGTCCTCTACCCCGACGTCTACACCAACCACGTCCAGGTCGAACGCGGGAAGGCCGCGGTCCGGACCTTGGAGGCGCTTGGCGTCTCGGTCCGCGTGCCCGCCGTCCGATCCAGCGGCCGCGCCCCGCTCTCGCAGGGCATGATCGCCACCGCCGAGGACCACGCCCACGACGTGTACGGGAGCCTCGCCGAACACGTCGACGCCGGCCGGGACGTGATCGTGATCGAACCCTCCGACCTCGCCATGTTCGACCGCGAGTACGAGCGGTTCCTCCCCGAAGCCTCCGTCGAACGGCTCCAGGAGAACAGCTACGAGATCATGGAGTACGTCTACGGCCTGCTGGAGAACGGGGCCGACACGGACGCCCTCCGTGGCGGCGACGACGCCGTCGCCTACCACGCACACTGCCAGCAACGCACCCTCGGTCTCGAGGCCCACACCGTGACGGTCCTCGAAGACTTGGGCTACGACGTGGTCACCTCGGACGTGGAGTGTTGTGGGATGGCCGGATCGTTCGGCTACAAGGAGGATTACTACGAACTGAGCATGGACGTCGGCGACGACCTAGCCGAGCAGTTCACGACCCCGGAGACGGGGGATCGAGAAGTGGTCGCCAGCGGCACGTCCTGTCTCGAACAACTCGACGCGCTGCTCTCGCGGCGACCCCGGCACCCGATCCAACTGGTCGCACCGCGGTAG
- a CDS encoding LUD domain-containing protein has protein sequence MATTSTTLSTFEDALDSLGVDCTRTTAEAFATTLDDVVRDPAVGVPLPFDVDYPESVTVDPTAADLERASTGITPASLGVANYGSVLLPSTPDGAEPVSLYPELHVPVVRASDVVPDLPEAMDRFGEAASDRAESSIVATGPSATADMGALVLGAHGPEAVHVVMLDE, from the coding sequence ATGGCTACGACGAGCACGACCCTCTCGACGTTCGAGGACGCCCTCGACTCCCTCGGCGTCGACTGCACCCGGACGACCGCGGAAGCGTTCGCGACGACGCTCGACGACGTCGTTCGCGACCCCGCGGTCGGTGTCCCTCTCCCCTTCGACGTCGACTACCCCGAGTCGGTCACGGTCGATCCGACCGCCGCCGACCTGGAGCGCGCGTCGACGGGGATCACCCCCGCCAGTCTCGGCGTCGCGAACTACGGCAGCGTCCTGTTGCCCTCGACTCCCGACGGGGCCGAACCGGTCAGTCTCTACCCGGAACTGCACGTCCCCGTCGTCCGGGCGAGCGACGTGGTTCCCGACCTCCCCGAAGCGATGGATCGGTTCGGCGAGGCGGCGAGCGACCGGGCCGAGAGCAGCATCGTCGCCACCGGTCCGAGCGCCACCGCCGACATGGGTGCGCTGGTCCTCGGGGCGCACGGCCCCGAAGCGGTCCACGTGGTGATGCTCGATGAGTAA